In Molothrus ater isolate BHLD 08-10-18 breed brown headed cowbird chromosome 20, BPBGC_Mater_1.1, whole genome shotgun sequence, the following are encoded in one genomic region:
- the UCK1 gene encoding uridine-cytidine kinase 1: MASAGGPDAERPHPKPFLIGVSGGTASGKSTVCEKIMELLGQNEVEQRQRKVLILSQDSFYKVLTAEQQAKALKGQYNFDHPDAFDNELMHSTLKNIVEGKTVEVPTYDFVTHSRLAETTVVYPADVVLFEGILVFYSQDIRDMFHLRLFVDTDSDVRLSRRVLRDMKRGRDLEQILTQYTTFVKPAFEEFCLPTKKYADVIIPRGVDNMVAINLIVQHIQDILNGDICKWQRGALNGHGRTYKRPFPEQAESAAVLAAGKRSHLESSSRPH; the protein is encoded by the exons ATGGCGTCCGCCGGCGGCCCGGACGCGGAGCGGCCGCACCCCAAGCCCTTCCTCATCGGCGTCAGCGGCGGCACCGCCAGCGGCAAG TCCACAGTGTGCGAGAAGatcatggagctgctggggcagaacGAGGTGGAGCAGCGGCAGCGCAAGGTGCTGATCCTCAGCCAGGACAGCTTCTACAAGGTGCTGACGGCCGAGCAGCAGGCCAAAGCCCTCAAGGGACAGTACAACTTCGACCACCCGG ATGCCTTCGATAACGAATTGATGCATTCAACCCTGAAAAACATTGTTGAGGGCAAAACGGTTGAGGTACCAACGTACGACTTCGTGACACATTCTCG GTTGGCAGAGACGACGGTGGTGTATCCTGCTGATGTTGTTCTGTTTGAGGGGATCCTGGTGTTCTACAGCCAGGACATTCGGGACATGTTCCACCTGCGGCTCTTTGTGGACACGGACTCTGACGTCCGGCTGTCCCGCAGAG TTCTGCGAGATATGAAGCGTGGGAGGGACCTGGAGCAGATCCTCACCCAGTACACCACATTTGTCAAGCCTGCCTTTGAGGAGTTCTGCTTACCG acAAAGAAGTATGCAGATGTGATCATCCCCAGAGGCGTTGACAACATGG TTGCCATAAACCTGATCGTGCAGCACATTCAGGACATCCTGAACGGGGACATCTGCAAGTGGCAGCGGGGGGCGCTGAACGGGCACGGCCGGACGTACAAGCGGCCGTTCCCGGAGCAGGCGGAGAGCGCCGCTGTGCTGGCGGCCGGCAAGCGCTCCCACCTCGAGTCCAGCAGCCGCCCGCACTAG
- the PRRT1B gene encoding proline rich transmembrane protein 1B has product MDGEPPAGPQARGPAARGAEPGDGTGAAGALPSPGTRSDASAAPGDRPVAVSVVSNSAFEGAPPPYSPPDPKSFHLLYPPFPAGYSQQGPVVYPPGPGPWPFPAPGFPPGPLPYSAYHPQPGPSPAGRGHQRPKDYTVESVLVTLFCCLITGVMALVYSHETRAALARGDMAQAYLASKKAQSLVLISLLFGLFASISWIVYVLVSLYL; this is encoded by the exons ATGGACGGCGAGCCGCCAGCCGGGCCCCAggcccgcggccccgccgcgcggggagcggagccgggGGACGGCACCGGGG CGGCCGGGGCGCTGCCCAGCCCCGGCACGCGCAGCGACGCCTCCGCGGCCCCCGGGGACAGGCCCGTGGCCGTGTCGGTGGTCTCCAACTCAGCCTTCGAGGGTGCCCCTCCACCCTACTCGCCCCCGGACCCCAAGAGCTTCCACCTCCTGTACCCGCCGTTCCCAGCCGGCTATTCCCAGCAAGGCCCTGTCGTTTACCCGCCGGGGCCGGGACCGTGGCCCTTCCCAGCCCCGGGCTTCCCCCCCGGGCCGCTGCCCTACAGCGCG TACCACCCGCAGCCGGGGCCCTCACCCGCCGGCCGCGGGCACCAGCGGCCCAAGGACTACACGGTGGAGTCGGTGCTGGTGACCCTCTTCTGCTGCCTGATCACCGGGGTCATGGCCCTCGTCTACTCCCACGAG acCCGGGCTGCGCTCGCCCGTGGGGACATGGCCCAGGCGTACCTGGCATCCAAAAAAGCGCAGTCGCTGGTCCTCATCAGCCTCCTCTTCGGGTTGTTCGCCTCCATCAGCTGGATCGTCTACGTGCTGGTGTCCCTGTACCTGTGA